TCATCCACATAATGAATGGTTACCCCGCTCCATTTCGCTTTAGCCGCCAAGGCCTGACCAATGGCATCTTTGCCAGGAAAATCCGGAAGCAAAGAAGGATGAATATTGACGATTTGACCCTCGAACTCTTTTAGCAAGGTAGGACCTATCAAACGCATATATCCAGCCAGGACGATAAAATCGATATTCCTTTCCTTTAGAAGGAAGGAAATTTCTCGCTCATAATCTGCCTTACTCGGATAATCTTTTGCCCGAAACACAAAAGTTGGGATGCGTGCCATCCTCGCTCTTTCAATCACATACGCTCCTGGTTGATCGCAAATTAACAATGATAGTTCGGCCGTCAAATCCCCAGATTGAACTTTATTTACGATCGCTTGAAAATTACTCCCGCTTCCTGATGCAAACACAGCAAATCGTTTCATTCCCACTCACCAAATCCTTTAATGTGAATGCCTTCTTGGTCAGTGACTGCGCCAATTTCATAAGCCGTTTCCCCAGCCTCTCGGAAATGCTGGACTAGTTCTACTGCATGTTCCCTGTCAATAGCGACAACCATTCCGATACCCATGTTAAAGACATTATACATCTCTTTGTATCCAATTTGTCCAACCTCAGATATCAGCTTAAACACGGCAGGAATATGCCAGCTTTTTTCAATCAGGTCTGCTCCTAGACCGGAAGGAAGCATCCGAGGGATGTTTTCAATGAAACCTCCGCCCGTGATATGTGCCATACCTTTCAGCTTGAATTTTTTCAGTGCGGATAAAATAGGCTTCACGTAGATTTTGGTTGGTTTGAGTAACTCTTCCCCTAAGGTACACTCTAGTTCATTTACATATTCAATCAATGACCAGTTATTGAATACTTTTCTGACAAGGGAGTATCCGTTGCTATGGATGCCGCTTGAGGCTAATCCGATTAATACATCCCCTGGCTTTATGTCTTTACCCGTAATTAGGGCTTGCTTTTCACATGCTCCAACCGTGAAGCCGGCAAGATCATACTCGTCTTCACGATAAAGTCCCGGCATTTCTGCTGTTTCACCGCCAATCAACGCACAGCCTGCCTGCTCACAGCCATCTGCAATGCCTTTTACGATGGCCTCAATTTTTTCCGGAAGGGCCTTTCCACACGCAATATAATCTAAAAAATAAAGAGGTTCTGCTCCTTGAACAACGATATCATTGACACACATGGCAACCGCATCAATCCCAATGGTATCGTGCTGGTCCATCATAAAAGCAATCTTTAATTTTGTCCCAACCCCGTCGGTGCCTGACACCAGAACTGGCTCTTTCAAATGGAGCGCGGACAGGTCAAACATGCCTCCAAATCCGCCCAGGCCGCCGATGACACCAGCTCTTGCTGTTTTTTGGACATGCTTTTTCATACGTTCCACAGCTTCATACCCTGCTTCGATATTTACGCCTGCTTGTTTATATGCGTTTGTCATGCCAGTTCCCCTTCCTATTTTTGATAATAATATTGGAGTGTATCTGGATATATTTCTGTTGGATAATTCCCTGTAAAACAGCCGAGGCAATAGCCGTTCGTGCCCTCTTGACCGAGTGCCTGCATCATGCCTTCTACAGATAAAAATGTTAAAGAGTCCGCTCCAATCAGCTCGCGAATTTCCTCAACTGATTTATCAGATGCTATTAATTCTTCCTTCGTTGAGGTATCAATGCCATAAAAACAAGGGTTCTTAATCGGCGGGGAGCTAATCACCACATGAACTTCTGTTGCCCCTGCCTCTTTAAGAAGCGAAACAATTCTTCTGCTCGTCGTTCCACGGACAATCGAGTCATCAACCATGACAACACGCTTTCCTTCCACTACCCCGCGAACCGCAGACAGCTTCATTTTGACCCCTTGTTCCCTTAAGGATTGCGAAGGCTGAATAAATGTCCTGCCAACATAGCGATTCTTAATTAATCCCATTTCATAAGGAATTCCCGCTTCTTCTGCATAACCAATTGCGGCTGAAATACTAGAATCTGGAACCCCTGTTACAACATCTGCATCAATAGGGGCTTCAAGCGCTAATTTCTTTCCAAGGTTTTTTCGCGCTGTATGAACATTAATGCCATGAATATTGCTATCTGGTCTTGAAAAATATACATATTCCATCATACAAATGGCTTTCGTCGTACTGACAGCAAATCTCTCAGAGGTTAATCCGTTTTCATTGATAATCAACAGTTCACCTGGCATTATTTCGCGGATATATTCCGCTCCGACCACATCAAACGCACATGTTTCAGATGCTACTACATAGGCATCACCCAACATTCCAAGTGAAAGAGGTCTCAAACCATGCGGATCAAGGGCCACCATCAATTCTGTTTCCGTCATGATTAAATAGGCGTATGCTCCTTTTAACATGGAAAGGGCATTTTTCACACGATCATTAAGATTTGGGTAGCCGCTTCTTCGAATGAGATGGGCTAATACTTCCGTGTCAGAGCTTGTTTGAAAAATACTTCCCTGTGTCTCAAGCTGGTGCTTCAAGGAGTTGGCATTAACCAGGTTTCCATTATGGGCAAGAGCGAGACTGCCGCTTTGCGAGTGGAACAAGAGAGGCTGGACATTTTCATAGCCGCCTCCTCCTGCTGTCGCATAACGAACATGGCCGATGGCAGCCGAACCGGTTAATTCTGTCATCGCTTCAGTTGTAAAAATCTCCGCCACTAACCCTTCGCCTTTAACCCCTTTGAGTCTTGTTCCATCAGAAACAACAATACCGGTCCCTTCTTGGCCACGGTGCTGTAAGCTGTGAAGTCCGTAATAGGTTAATTGAGCGGCATCTGGATGTCCCCAGACGCCAAAGATACCACACTCTTCATTTAATCCCTTGAGTTCAGCAAGCATGGGATCGCCCCTTTCCAAGCAGCTTTCAGTTCCGTTACCGCAGCTTCTAGAATCGTTTCCGCTCCAATAGACACGCGTAAGGTTCCAGAATCATTTACTTGCCCAATAAGCTTGGCAGGTACTACACGTTCAAACTCTACTTGATCCTCTTTCTTAACCGTTAATAGAAAACGAGATTGCGTTTCACTAAACAGAGCCGTGACTGGTTCTCCGTTGATAGTGACATCCGCACCTAGTTGCTCGTTAGCGAAAAGGCATTCGGAAAGAGCCACACCCAAGCCGCCTTCAGACAGGTCATGTGCAGATTGAACTAACCCAGCACGAATGGCCGCCAGGATTGTCTCTTGTCTTTCTTTTTCAATGATTACATCTAATTCAGGTGCCTTGCCAAAAATTTGGCCATGAAGTAATTTTTGTAGTTCACTACCGCCAAACTCTGGATTTGTCTCTCCAACTAGATAAATAAGGTCACCACTATTTTTAAAGTGTTGCGTAGTAATATGCTCGATATCGGTTACTAAGCCGACCATACCAATGACTGGTGTCGGGTAGACGGCCGTACCGCTCGTTTCGTTATATAATGACACGTTCCCGCCGATGACAGGGGTTTGAAGTACACGGCATGCCTCACTGATTCCGTCGGCTGCTTTTTCAATCTGCCAGAAAACCTCTGGCTTTTCAGGATTTCCGAAGTTCAAATTATCCGTAATCGCTAGCGGCTCTGCTCCCGAACAAATAATGTTCCTTGCTGCCTCTGCCACGGCAATTTTCCCGCCGGTCTCCGGATCCAAATAGACATAGCGTGAGTTGCAATCAACTGTCATGGCTAGGGCTTTCCGTGTTCCGCGAATGCGAAGGACTGAAGCATCTGAACCTGGTGAAACTACCGTGTTTGTGCGAACCATGTAGTCGTATTGCTCGTATACCCATTCCTTGCTAGCCACGGTTGGCTGGCTAAGGATTTTTACTAGTGTTTCTTTTATATCCTCAACCTGAGGAATTTTCGTTTCAACAGCTTGGAATTCCTTGAAATAGTCCGGCTCTTGGGATGGCTTCTGATAAACAGGTGCATCCTCTGCTAAAGCATCCACTGGTAGATCCGCAACGATCTCTCCTTTATGGATTAAGCGCAGCTTTTTATCATCCGTAACTGTTCCAATCGCAACAGCTTCTAAATCATATTTTTCAAAAAGAGACGTAATCTCCTGCTCTCTTCCCTTCGTAACAACGATCAACATCCGTTCCTGTGACTCAGACAGCATCATTTCATAGGCAGTCATCCCTGTTTCCCGCTGCGGCACAAGGTCTAAATTCATCTCAATACCCATTCCAGCTTTGCTGGCCATTTCTGCTGACGAACTCGTAAGTCCAGCTGCGCCCATATCTTGAATCCCTACTAGCGCATCGGATTGAACAAGCTCAAGGCATGCTTCTAAAAGAAGCTTCTCCATAAATGGGTCACCGACTTGAACCGCTGGACGCTTTTCATCGGATTGTTCATTTAACTCCTCGGATGCAAATGTTGCACCGTGGATCCCATCACGACCTGTCTTTGCCCCAACATACATCACCGTATTGCCGACGCCATGTGCCTGCCCTTTTTTAATATCCTTATGATCAATCAGACCTACACACATCGCATTAACAAGTGGATTGCCTTCATAGCACGGTTCGAATTGAATTTCACCGCCAACGGTTGGAATGCCGATGCAGTTGCCGTAACCAGCAATACCAGCAACCACCTCTTTAAATAAATAGCGGACACGTTCCGAATCCAGCTCACCAAAGCGAAGTGAGTTTAATAGAGCGATAGGACGTGCGCCCATAGAAAAAACATCACGGATAATACCGCCGACACCAGTTGCCGCCCCTTGATACGGTTCAATTGCTGATGGGTGGTTGTGGCTTTCGATCTTAAACACAACGGCCTGGCCGTCGCCAATATCGACGATTCCCGCTCCTTCACCAGGACCTTGAAGGACACGGTCACCTGTTACCGGGAACTTTTTCAGTATCGGCTTTGAGTTTTTATAGCTGCAATGCTCTGACCACATGACCGAGAAAAGACCGGTTTCTGTGTAATTAGGCGTACGGCCTAAAAGCGACTCAATCATTGCAAATTCTGCATCAGATAATCCCATTTGCTGATAGATTTTCTCTGTTTTGATTTGATTAGGATTTGGTTCAAGCGTTGACAACATGTGCTTCCCTCCATGCCTTTACAATTGATTGAAACATCTTCAGTCCATCTGCCCCACCTAACAGCACATCCACTGCTCGCTCAGGGTGCGGCATCATTCCAAGAACATTGCCTTTTTCATTTACGATTCCAGCGATATTCGCCAGACTTCCGTTTGGATTCTCCTCGTATGTAAACACGATTTGATGATTTGCTTTGAGTTTCGCGAGCGTATTTTCATCGCAATAGTAATTTCCTTCTCCGTGCGCAACCGGAATTGTGATTGTTTCGCCTTGTTGATAGTCAGCAGTAAACATCGTTTGGCTGTTTTCAACTCTTAACTGTACTGGCTTGCATATAAAGGAAAGACTCTCATTTCGGCGCATCGCTCCTGGCAGCAGTCCTGCCTCTAAGAGAATTTGAAATCCGTTACAAACACCAAGAACGGGTTTGCCTGCTTCGGCCGCTTTTACAACCTCTTTCATCACCTTGCTAAAACGTGCAAGCGCACCGGAACGGAGGTAATCTCCATAAGAGAAACCACCCGGTAGCAAGATTCCGTCAAACTCATCCAGACTTTCTGTATCGTGCCAAACGTACTCTACTTGCTCGCCCAATTCATCTTTAATCGCATGGTACATATCGATATCACAGTTCGATCCTGGAAAAACGATTACCGCAAACTTCACTGAGCGACACACTCCTCTACCTCATATCGATAGTCTTCGATTACCGGATTAACTAGTAAGCTTCTACACATTTCATGAACGACTTCATCAATGTCCCGCTCCGACTTTTCAATGGTCAGTTCCATATATTTTCCGATGCGGACATCGGTCACTTGTTTATAGTCCAGTGAATGCAAAGAGTGGGTGACTGCCTTCCCTTGTGGATCTAAAACACTTTCCCTTAATGTTACATACACCTTAACTTTATACATGCTGATGACCTCCAAGTCTCACTAAAATAGTTTCATATGCTTCTGTTAAACTCCCTAAATCACGGCGGAATACATCCTTATCAAGCTTTTCGTTGGTTTCTTGATCCCATAATCTGCACGTGTCCGGTGAGATTTCGTCTGCAAGGAGAATGCTCCCCTTGTCGTCTTTACCAAATTCCAGTTTAAAATCAATGAGGCGAATGCCTAGCTCTGAAAAGAAGCTCGAAAGAATTGCATTTATCTCAAGTGCTTTTCCTCGTAAAATATAGATCTCTTCTGTTGTGGCGATATTCAGTTCAAGAATATGGTCAACCGTGACGAGTGGGTCGCCCAGTTCATCATCCTTTAGATAAAATTCCACGATCGGTGTGGTGAGCTTTTTGCCTTCTTCGATTCCTAATCTTTTGGAGAGACTACCTGCCGCGACATTACGAACGACTACTTCCAACGGGATAATGCTTACCTTTTTCACCAGCTGTTCCGTTTCAGATACGCGCTCGATAAAGTGTGACTCGATTCCTTGTTCTTTAAGCTTTAAAAATAGCAAACTAGTAATCTCGTTATTTAAACGGCCTTTGCCGGCAATATCCGCTTTCTTTTGCCCATTGTAAGCGGTGGCTGAATCCTTGTACTCAACTAAAACGGTTTGTTCCTTATCGGTTGTGTAAATTCGTTTCGCTTTTCCTTCGTATAGCAGTTCTTTCATGTTGATCCACTCCTTATTTGCAATATTAGGAATCTTCCGACTTTAAGAAAGCTAATTGTGCCTGGGTTTTTGGTTTATTTTTTGTTGGGGTCGCGTTGTGATGTGTGACGCGACCGCCAACTTTATTATTTTGCTTGTTTGGGTGAGGAGGAGGCTCTCCTACGTTACCTTTGTTACTCTTTTTCCTTTGTTTGGGGCTCGTAGAACCTCTCTACGCGACCGTACGGCTCGCTTTTTCCTTGTTTCGGGCTCGTAGAACCTCTCTATGCGACCGGAAACCCCTTTTTCAAGTTAATTCGGGCCCATAGACCAGCTGCATTAGCTTTCTACACCCTTACCCATTCAACCCTAACCGGTCAAAAATCGTATCTACATGCTGTAGATGGTAGTTATAGTCAAAGCAATCAGCAATTTCAGCTGGTGACAGCATTGACGTGATTTTACTATCCGCTTCAATCAAGCCACGGAATGGAACTTGCTCCTCCCATGCCTCCATCGCCTTCGGCTGTACCGTATCATACGCCTCTTCGCGTGATAACCCTTTATCAATCAACGCAAGCAGCACACGCTGGGAGTAAATCAACCCAAGCGTACGGTCCATGTTTCGCTTCATGTTTTCCGGATACACAGTCAAATTTTTAATGATATTACCGAAACGGTTGAGCATATAATTCAAGCCGATCGTCGCATCCGGCAAAATGATTCGTTCAGCAGACGAATGAGAGATATCCCGCTCATGCCAAAGCGGCACATTTTCATAAGCCGTTAACATGTATCCGCGTAAAACTCGAGCAATTCCCGTCATATTCTCGGAACCAATTGGATTCCGTTTATGCGGCATAGCGGATGAACCTTTCTGACCTTTTGCAAAAAATTCCTCTACCTCACGAGTTTCACTCTTTTGCAAGCCGCGAACCTCCACCGCAAACTTCTCAATAGAAGTCGCGATTAGCGCAATCGTTGACATATAATGCGCATGGCGGTCACGTTGCAATGTTTGCGTGGAAATCGGTGCTCTTTGCAGTCCTAATTTTTCACAAACATACTGCTCCACAAATGGGTCAATATTTGCATATGTACCTACCGCGCCGGAAATCTTACCGAACTCAATTCCTTCTGCGGCCTGCTTAAAACGCTCAAGATTCCGCTTCATTTCTTCGTACCAAAGTGCAAGCTTAAGTCCAAATGTCGTTGGCTCCGCATGAACGCCGTGCGTCCGACCCATCATAACGGTATATTTGTGCTCAATGGCTTTGCTTTTTAGGATCTCAACAAAATTTACCAGATCTTTTTGTAAAATGGCATTGGCTTGCTTTAATACATAAGAAAGTGCCGTATCCACCACATCTGTGGATGTTAACCCGTAATGCACCCATTTCCGCTCTTCACCTAATGTTTCTGAAACCGCGCGGGTAAAAGCAACCACGTCGTGTCGTGTTTCTTCTTCAATTTCCTTGATTCGCTCAATATTAAAGGACGCATTTTGGCGTAATTTCGCCACATCTTCCTTAGGAATGTCACCAAGCTCCGCCCAAGCCTCACAGGCTAAAATTTCTACCTCCAGCCAAGCGTTAAAGCGGTTTTCCTCTGTCCAAATGGCGCCCATCTCAGGTCTTGTGTAACGATCAATCATGTTTTATCCCCCGATCTTTTCTTTTGCTGTGTTCCAAATTCTGCTCATTTCAATTTCCTTAAGAGCGTCTTCAGTTGTTTCTCGTAAAAGTGTAACATGCCCCATCTTCCGTTTCCATTTAGGCTCTTCTTTTCCGTACAGATGAACCTTCCAATCTTTTTGGGTAGGAATCTCTCTATACAAGGTTTCAAGGTGCTCTCCTAATAGGTTGACCATAACTGCAGGTTTTAATAGCTCCGTGCTTCCTAAAGGCCAATTACAAATGGCACGAATATGCTGTTCAAACTGTGAAGTCTCGCAGGCTTCAATGGAAAAATGGCCGGAATTATGCGGTCTCGGTGCCAGTTCATTTACATAAATGGTGCCATCCTTCGTTAAAAACATTTCTACTGCGAGCGTTCCTACTAATTCAAGAGAGTCTGCCAATTGCTCCGCCTTTTGAACTGCAGCCGCTGCAATCTTCTCCGAAATCCGTGCAGGCACAATTGTTTGATGCAATATATTTTCTTTATGTACATTTTCAGCCACAGGAAAAATCGCTGTTTCCCCATTTTGCTTACGTGTCACAATGACGGATAGCTCTTTTTCAAATGGAATCCATTTTTCCAATACACATGGTCCTTGCTCACAGAGAGCCTTGCCTTCCAGGACGTCATCCTGATGGTGAATAACAAGCTGTCCCTTCCCATCATACCCGCCTCTGGCTGTTTTTAAGACAGCTGGATAGCCAACTGTATCGATTTTTAATAATAAATCATCCAAGCTTTGGATCACTTCATAAGGTGCCACTTCAATACCCGCTTGTTGGATCGCTCTTTTTTCCTTGATCCGATCCTGTGTAATCGTCAATAAGGTTGGACCTTGAGGCACATAGGCATGCTCACATAACCAGCCTAACGTATTTGCATCTATATTTTCAAACTCATATGTTATAACATCGCTCATTTCTGCCAGCTTACTGATGGCTTCTGGATTGTTATAGGTACCAATGACTTGCACATCTGCTACTTGACCGCAGGGAGAGTCTGGTGTCGGCTCTAAAACAGCAATTCGAAAGCCTTGTGCCTTTGCTGCTAGGGCCATCATTCTTCCCAACTGACCTCCACCAATGATGCCAATGGTTGCTCCTGGTAAAATTACTTTAGACAAGCTGATCACTACTTTCTAAGACTTCTAGTTTAATAGCTTCTCTTCTGGATTCTAATTGATTCGCGAGTTTTGCATCTTCTGTTGCTAAAATTTGCGCAGCCAGTAGCCCAGCATTTATCGCACCGGCTTTTCCGATGGCTACCGTTGCCACTGGTACACCACCTGGCATTTGCACAATGGAAAGCAAGGAATCTAATCCATTCAAGGCTTGTGATTGGATTGGCACACCGATCACAGGCAAGGTTGTTTTTGCCGCTACCATACCCGGTAGATGCGCCGCACCGCCTGCTCCCGCAATAATCACCTTTAATCCTCTATTTCTAGCTTCTTCTGCATAGGTAAACATCAAATCAGGTGTACGATGCGCGGAAACTACTTGTTTTTCATATGTAATATCTAATTGATCGAGAATGTCACAAGCATGCTTCATCGTTTCCCAGTCCGACTTGCTCCCCATGATAATGCCAACTTTCATTCCTTCTCACCCTTTTCTATTAACTTGCCAAACGAGTAGACCTCGAGGTAAAATACGAACAAAAAGAAAATACCCGAAACAAATAGCCTCTCCATAAGAGAAAGCCATTTGCCCGGGCATTAGAAAATCACATAACTAAACAGTAAGGGGACGAACCCCTATTGCCGAACATATTGACTTTCCCTCATAGTCCAATAATTTACGGTTATTGGGTAGAAACTTATGGGCCATATTCCCATGGATATATGAGGGTAAAGATTTATTTGTACCATCTGATAGCTTTATCTTACCAATCATCGCCTTCAGATGTCAACCATAATATCGAACATTATTTTTAAATAACACTAA
The window above is part of the Bacillus sp. SORGH_AS_0510 genome. Proteins encoded here:
- the purF gene encoding amidophosphoribosyltransferase, translating into MLAELKGLNEECGIFGVWGHPDAAQLTYYGLHSLQHRGQEGTGIVVSDGTRLKGVKGEGLVAEIFTTEAMTELTGSAAIGHVRYATAGGGGYENVQPLLFHSQSGSLALAHNGNLVNANSLKHQLETQGSIFQTSSDTEVLAHLIRRSGYPNLNDRVKNALSMLKGAYAYLIMTETELMVALDPHGLRPLSLGMLGDAYVVASETCAFDVVGAEYIREIMPGELLIINENGLTSERFAVSTTKAICMMEYVYFSRPDSNIHGINVHTARKNLGKKLALEAPIDADVVTGVPDSSISAAIGYAEEAGIPYEMGLIKNRYVGRTFIQPSQSLREQGVKMKLSAVRGVVEGKRVVMVDDSIVRGTTSRRIVSLLKEAGATEVHVVISSPPIKNPCFYGIDTSTKEELIASDKSVEEIRELIGADSLTFLSVEGMMQALGQEGTNGYCLGCFTGNYPTEIYPDTLQYYYQK
- the purE gene encoding 5-(carboxyamino)imidazole ribonucleotide mutase codes for the protein MKVGIIMGSKSDWETMKHACDILDQLDITYEKQVVSAHRTPDLMFTYAEEARNRGLKVIIAGAGGAAHLPGMVAAKTTLPVIGVPIQSQALNGLDSLLSIVQMPGGVPVATVAIGKAGAINAGLLAAQILATEDAKLANQLESRREAIKLEVLESSDQLV
- the purQ gene encoding phosphoribosylformylglycinamidine synthase subunit PurQ, which translates into the protein MKFAVIVFPGSNCDIDMYHAIKDELGEQVEYVWHDTESLDEFDGILLPGGFSYGDYLRSGALARFSKVMKEVVKAAEAGKPVLGVCNGFQILLEAGLLPGAMRRNESLSFICKPVQLRVENSQTMFTADYQQGETITIPVAHGEGNYYCDENTLAKLKANHQIVFTYEENPNGSLANIAGIVNEKGNVLGMMPHPERAVDVLLGGADGLKMFQSIVKAWREAHVVNA
- the purS gene encoding phosphoribosylformylglycinamidine synthase subunit PurS translates to MYKVKVYVTLRESVLDPQGKAVTHSLHSLDYKQVTDVRIGKYMELTIEKSERDIDEVVHEMCRSLLVNPVIEDYRYEVEECVAQ
- the purK gene encoding 5-(carboxyamino)imidazole ribonucleotide synthase, which translates into the protein MISLSKVILPGATIGIIGGGQLGRMMALAAKAQGFRIAVLEPTPDSPCGQVADVQVIGTYNNPEAISKLAEMSDVITYEFENIDANTLGWLCEHAYVPQGPTLLTITQDRIKEKRAIQQAGIEVAPYEVIQSLDDLLLKIDTVGYPAVLKTARGGYDGKGQLVIHHQDDVLEGKALCEQGPCVLEKWIPFEKELSVIVTRKQNGETAIFPVAENVHKENILHQTIVPARISEKIAAAAVQKAEQLADSLELVGTLAVEMFLTKDGTIYVNELAPRPHNSGHFSIEACETSQFEQHIRAICNWPLGSTELLKPAVMVNLLGEHLETLYREIPTQKDWKVHLYGKEEPKWKRKMGHVTLLRETTEDALKEIEMSRIWNTAKEKIGG
- the purL gene encoding phosphoribosylformylglycinamidine synthase subunit PurL, whose protein sequence is MLSTLEPNPNQIKTEKIYQQMGLSDAEFAMIESLLGRTPNYTETGLFSVMWSEHCSYKNSKPILKKFPVTGDRVLQGPGEGAGIVDIGDGQAVVFKIESHNHPSAIEPYQGAATGVGGIIRDVFSMGARPIALLNSLRFGELDSERVRYLFKEVVAGIAGYGNCIGIPTVGGEIQFEPCYEGNPLVNAMCVGLIDHKDIKKGQAHGVGNTVMYVGAKTGRDGIHGATFASEELNEQSDEKRPAVQVGDPFMEKLLLEACLELVQSDALVGIQDMGAAGLTSSSAEMASKAGMGIEMNLDLVPQRETGMTAYEMMLSESQERMLIVVTKGREQEITSLFEKYDLEAVAIGTVTDDKKLRLIHKGEIVADLPVDALAEDAPVYQKPSQEPDYFKEFQAVETKIPQVEDIKETLVKILSQPTVASKEWVYEQYDYMVRTNTVVSPGSDASVLRIRGTRKALAMTVDCNSRYVYLDPETGGKIAVAEAARNIICSGAEPLAITDNLNFGNPEKPEVFWQIEKAADGISEACRVLQTPVIGGNVSLYNETSGTAVYPTPVIGMVGLVTDIEHITTQHFKNSGDLIYLVGETNPEFGGSELQKLLHGQIFGKAPELDVIIEKERQETILAAIRAGLVQSAHDLSEGGLGVALSECLFANEQLGADVTINGEPVTALFSETQSRFLLTVKKEDQVEFERVVPAKLIGQVNDSGTLRVSIGAETILEAAVTELKAAWKGAIPCLLNSRD
- the purN gene encoding phosphoribosylglycinamide formyltransferase, which gives rise to MKRFAVFASGSGSNFQAIVNKVQSGDLTAELSLLICDQPGAYVIERARMARIPTFVFRAKDYPSKADYEREISFLLKERNIDFIVLAGYMRLIGPTLLKEFEGQIVNIHPSLLPDFPGKDAIGQALAAKAKWSGVTIHYVDEGMDTGPIIVQERIRLEDQETRESLQEKIQAIEHKLYPSILQMLLTRGEVIHEEKTRTY
- the purC gene encoding phosphoribosylaminoimidazolesuccinocarboxamide synthase; its protein translation is MNMKELLYEGKAKRIYTTDKEQTVLVEYKDSATAYNGQKKADIAGKGRLNNEITSLLFLKLKEQGIESHFIERVSETEQLVKKVSIIPLEVVVRNVAAGSLSKRLGIEEGKKLTTPIVEFYLKDDELGDPLVTVDHILELNIATTEEIYILRGKALEINAILSSFFSELGIRLIDFKLEFGKDDKGSILLADEISPDTCRLWDQETNEKLDKDVFRRDLGSLTEAYETILVRLGGHQHV
- the purM gene encoding phosphoribosylformylglycinamidine cyclo-ligase, which produces MTNAYKQAGVNIEAGYEAVERMKKHVQKTARAGVIGGLGGFGGMFDLSALHLKEPVLVSGTDGVGTKLKIAFMMDQHDTIGIDAVAMCVNDIVVQGAEPLYFLDYIACGKALPEKIEAIVKGIADGCEQAGCALIGGETAEMPGLYREDEYDLAGFTVGACEKQALITGKDIKPGDVLIGLASSGIHSNGYSLVRKVFNNWSLIEYVNELECTLGEELLKPTKIYVKPILSALKKFKLKGMAHITGGGFIENIPRMLPSGLGADLIEKSWHIPAVFKLISEVGQIGYKEMYNVFNMGIGMVVAIDREHAVELVQHFREAGETAYEIGAVTDQEGIHIKGFGEWE
- the purB gene encoding adenylosuccinate lyase yields the protein MIDRYTRPEMGAIWTEENRFNAWLEVEILACEAWAELGDIPKEDVAKLRQNASFNIERIKEIEEETRHDVVAFTRAVSETLGEERKWVHYGLTSTDVVDTALSYVLKQANAILQKDLVNFVEILKSKAIEHKYTVMMGRTHGVHAEPTTFGLKLALWYEEMKRNLERFKQAAEGIEFGKISGAVGTYANIDPFVEQYVCEKLGLQRAPISTQTLQRDRHAHYMSTIALIATSIEKFAVEVRGLQKSETREVEEFFAKGQKGSSAMPHKRNPIGSENMTGIARVLRGYMLTAYENVPLWHERDISHSSAERIILPDATIGLNYMLNRFGNIIKNLTVYPENMKRNMDRTLGLIYSQRVLLALIDKGLSREEAYDTVQPKAMEAWEEQVPFRGLIEADSKITSMLSPAEIADCFDYNYHLQHVDTIFDRLGLNG